A stretch of the Danio rerio strain Tuebingen ecotype United States chromosome 18, GRCz12tu, whole genome shotgun sequence genome encodes the following:
- the LOC103909158 gene encoding extracellular calcium-sensing receptor-like, with the protein MEPLVALLHMVIAIMTFSKANETTCTLQGEPVLPELWKDGDIIVGGVFSFHSSWEVRQLTYTFVPPPLKCISLNFRDFQYAQSMLFAIEEINNSSTLLPGVSLGYKIYDTCGSVAVGVRAAMALANGHEKISVEGPCTKHAEVQAILGDTTSSACMAITKSIGPFKLPLISHYATCECLSDKVKYPSFLRTIASDHYQSRALAELVRHFGWTWVGALRTDDDYGNSGMATFTKVAEQMGICLEYSLPFFRTYTEDKVMRIIEQIKSSTSRVIVGFLAHWDLEVLLHKFVEYNITGYQWVGTEAWISDSVIASMDTHHILQGAVGLAIPKTKVTGLQEFILNITPLKSSGGAIFSEFWEALFQCKYSNKDTSVSINACTGKEELSQVENLFTDMSLMPIFSNVYKGVYAVAHALHELLGCKDKCALKKQPDPVTFLKHIRKVHFKTKDGEEVYFDENGDPVAKYDIINWQQSTKQHYEFVTVGFYDASFMGMDRLAVNMSSIFWAINSTKVPVSVCSESCPHGTRKAVKKGKPICCYDCISCTEGEISNTTDSVTCLRCHQDFWSNLQKDQCIRKQTEFLSYEEIMGLLLTTISVAGAFLTMLIAVIFFKYKNTPIVKANNSELSFLLLFSLMLCFLCSLTFIGRPTEWSCMLRHTAFGITFVLCISCVLGKTIVVLMAFKATLPGSNVMKWFGPPQQRLSVLAFTLIQVLICVLWLTISPPFPFKNVKYFKEKIILECNVGSVLGFWAVLGYVGLLAILCFFLAFLARKLPDNFNEAKFITFSMLIFCAVWVAFIPAYVSSPGKFTVAVEIFAILASTYGLLFCIFIPKCYVILLKPDKNSKKHLIGKGPPRVL; encoded by the exons ATGGAGCCACTAGTTGCACTGCTGCATATGGTGATAGCCATCATGACTTTTTCTAAAGCTAATGAAACTACCTGTACACTACAAGGAGAGCCAGTACTCCCTGAATTATGGAAAGATGGGGACATCATAGTTGGAGGTGTTTTCTCTTTCCATAGCAGCTGGGAAGTCAGGCAGCTGACATACACCTTTGTGCCACCTCCACTAAAATGCATCAG TCTTAATTTCAGAGACTTCCAGTATGCACAATCAATGCTTTTTGCCATAGAGGAAATTAATAACAGTTCCACTTTGCTACCCGGGGTCTCATTAGGCTACAAGATCTATGACACATGTGGCTCAGTGGCAGTTGGGGTTCGAGCCGCTATGGCCCTTGCAAATGGGCATGAGAAAATATCTGTTGAAGGGCCCTGCACAAAGCATGCTGAAGTTCAAGCCATTTTAGGGGACACAACTTCATCAGCTTGCATGGCAATAACAAAGAGTATCGGGCCATTCAAGCTTCCATTG ATCAGTCACTATGCCACCTGTGAGTGTCTTAGTGACAAGGTGAAGTATCCTTCATTTCTTCGAACTATTGCAAGTGACCACTACCAGAGCAGAGCACTGGCAGAACTGGTTAGACACTTTGGCTGGACCTGGGTTGGAGCCTTAAGAACAGATGATGATTATGGCAACAGTGGGATGGCAACTTTTACTAAGGTGGCTGAACAGATGGGAATCTGTTTGGAATATTCTCTCCCATTTTTCAGAACATATACTGAAGATAAAGTAATGAGGATAATTGAACAGATTAAAAGCTCTACTTCACGAGTTATTGTAGGATTTCTTGCTCACTGGGACTTGGAGGTGCTGCTGCATAAATTTGTTGAATATAATATTACTGGATACCAGTGGGTAGGCACTGAAGCCTGGATCTCTGATTCAGTCATTGCCAGCATGGATACACATCACATTTTACAAGGAGCTGTTGGTCTGGCTATACCCAAAACAAAAGTGACAGGTCTACaagaattcattttaaatataacaccACTAAAGTCTTCTGGTGGTGCAATTTTTTCTGAGTTCTGGGAAGCCCTGTTTCAGTGTAAATATTCCAACAAGGATACTTCAGTTTCCATAAATGCATGTACAGGCAAGGAAGAGTTGTCACAAGTAGAAAACCTATTCACAGATATGTCGCTCATGCCTATTTTCAGTAATGTGTACAAAGGAGTGTATGCTGTTGCTCATGCACTTCATGAACTTCTAGGCTGCAAAGACAAATGTGCCTTAAAGAAACAGCCTGATCCTGTAACT TTTCTGAAGCACATTAGAAAGGTACATTTCAAAACCAAAGATGGTGAGGAGGTTTACTTTGATGAGAATGGCGATCCAGTGGCAAAATATGATATCATTAACTGGCAGCAAAGTACAAAACAACATTACGAATttgtgactgttgggttttatgaTGCTTCTTTTATGGGGATGGATCGTTTAGCTGTCAATATGTCATCCATTTTCTGGGCAATTAATTCAACAAAG GTTCCAGTGTCTGTGTGCAGTGAGAGCTGCCCCCATGGTACTAGAAAAGCTGTTAAGAAAGGAAAACCTATATGCTGTTATGACTGCATTTCGTGCACAGAGGGAGAGATCAGTAATACAACAG ATTCAGTAACATGTCTTCGGTGTCATCAAGACTTTTGGTCAAATCTACAAAAGGATCAGTGTATTAGGAAGCAAACTGAATTTCTGTCTTATGAGGAGATCATGGGGCTTTTGCTCACAACTATTTCAGTGGCTGGTGCATTTTTAACAATGCTAATTGCAGTCATATTTTTCAAGTACAAAAATACACCAATAGTGAAAGCCAACAATTCAGAACTGAGCTTCTTGCTTCTCTTTTCACTGATGCTGTGTTTTCTCTGTTCCCTCACTTTCATTGGTCGCCCCACTGAGTGGTCTTGTATGTTGAGACACACAGCATTTGGAATCACTTTTGTCCTCTGTATTTCCTGTGTTCTGGGGAAAACAATAGTGGTGTTAATGGCCTTCAAAGCTACACTTCCAGGAAGTAATGTCATGAAATGGTTTGGTCCTCCTCAACAGAGACTCAGTGTTCTTGCCTTTACTCTTATTCAAGTCCTTATTTGTGTGCTTTGGTTAACAATATCACCCCCATTtccttttaaaaatgtgaaatactTTAAAGAAAAGATCATTCTAGAGTGTAATGTTGGATCAGTATTAGGTTTTTGGGCTGTGTTAGGTTATGTTGGGCTACTTGCTATTCTCTGTTTCTTTTTGGCTTTCCTGGCACGAAAACTCCCTGATAACTTTAATGAAGCCAAATTCATCACATTTAGTATGCTCATATTCTGTGCAGTTTGGGTTGCTTTCATACCAGCTTATGTTAGTTCGCCTGGAAAATTCACTGTGGCAGTGgagatttttgctattttagccTCCACTTATGGACTTTTGTTCTGCATATTTATTCCTAAATgctatgttattttattaaaaccagACAAGAATTCTAAAAAACATTTGATAGGTAAAGGACCCCCAAGAGtcttataa
- the olfcd2 gene encoding olfactory receptor CD2 isoform X1, whose product MVKLKHYMILYSSPTGHFNNKMQHYFSFASEDLLFMFTLGMANTLSLLLLLLLLHGHFLPATVQICDLVGQSALPVLSAERDINIGAIFSIHRNALLRLYPFTSKPEPTTCVRLNLREFKFAQTFIFAIEEINNNTQLLPGVTLGYKIYDACNAISPTLVSGMALINGYENTLSDTSCSQPPAVQAIVGESSSSPTTALAALVGPFNIPVISHFATCACLSNRKRYPSFFRTIPSDYYQSRALAQLVKHFGWTWVGTVRSRSDYGNNGITAFEDAAKQEGICIEYSEAILRTDPQEQFRKTVEVIKKGTSKVVVAFISFGDFAPLVKVIAENNITGLQWVGSESWITSRNLAETKEYSFLSGAVGFAIVNAKLVGLKEFLVNVHPDQEPKNKLLKEFWETAFQCSFSNSDSALCTGSEKLGELKNEYTDVSELRIEHKAYAAVYAVAHTLHNVFKDVKAPNNSKRELPTPQKVLQYMRNLSFTIKTGENIFFDASGDPVARYDLVNWQTAEDGSLQFKHVGIYDSSLPSKQRLQVNQEIMLWAGKSGLLPLSVCTESCLPGTRKAVQKGRPVCCYDCIPCAEGEISNSTGYGRFSRLGRFSTRHGGLTVTISITALFWALAMYLLFKNDVDFLQLTANRNYIPIS is encoded by the exons ATGGTCAAACTCAAACATTACATGATTCTCTATTCCAGTCCCACAGGGCACTTTAACAATAAAATGCAACACTATTTCAGTTTTGCCTCAGAGGATCTGCTGTTCATGTTTACACTTGGCATGGCAAATACTCTGTCACTGCTGCTACTTCTACTGTTATTACATGGTCACTTTCTTCCAGCAACAGTGCAAATATGTGATCTGGTAGGTCAATCTGCTTTGCCTGTACTGTCTGCAGAAAGAGATATCAACATTGGAGCAATTTTCTCAATTCATAGGAATGCTTTGCTAAGGCTGTATCCTTTTACTTCCAAACCAGAGCCAACAACATGTGTCAG GTTAAACTTGCGTGAATTTAAATTTGCCCAgacatttatttttgctattgaggaaataaataacaACACACAGTTGTTACCTGGAGTTACTTTGGGTTATAAAATCTATGATGCCTGTAATGCAATTTCTCCGACTCTTGTCTCAGGCATGGCTTTAATAAATGGCTATGAAAATACTTTGAGTGATACATCCTGCTCTCAGCCACCTGCTGTTCAGGCTATAGTTGGAGAATCATCATCCAGTCCCACAACGGCCTTGGCTGCTTTAGTTGGTCCATTTAACATACCCGTT ATCAGTCATTTTGCAACATGTGCATGTCTGAGTAACAGGAAAAGATATCCCTCCTTCTTCAGAACTATACCGAGTGACTATTACCAAAGCAGAGCACTGGCTCAGCTTGTCAAGCACTTTGGCTGGACCTGGGTTGGGACAGTCAGGAGTCGCAGTGACTATGGTAATAATGGCATCACAGCATTCGAGGATGCAGCAAAACAAGAAGGGATTTGCATTGAGTACTCAGAGGCCATATTAAGAACTGATCCACAAGAACAGTTTCGAAAGACAGTGGAAGTGATCAAAAAGGGCACATCCAAGGTGGTGGTAGCCTTTATTTCATTCGGAGATTTTGCTCCCCTTGTAAAAGTAATTGCAGAAAACAACATCACAGGACTGCAGTGGGTTGGCAGTGAATCTTGGATAACATCTCGAAATCTTGCAGAAACAAAGGAATACAGTTTCCTTTCTGGAGCTGTGGGCTTTGCCATTGTAAATGCCAAACTTGTAGGTTTAAAAGAGTTCCTGGTAAATGTGCACCCAGATCAAGAACCAAAAAACAAGCTTTTAAAAGAATTTTGGGAAACAGCTTTTCAGTGTTCTTTCAGCAACAGTGACAGTGCTCTATGTACTGGTTCTGAGAAACTTGGAGAGTTGAAGAATGAATATACTGATGTATCAGAGCTACGGATAGAACACAAAGCGTATGCTGCAGTGTATGCAGTTGCACACACACTGCATAATGTTTTTAAAGATGTAAAAGCCCCCAACAACAGCAAAAGAGAGCTACCCACACCACAAAAg GTATTGCAGTATATGAGAAATCTGAGTTTCACAATAAAAACAGGTGAGAACATCTTCTTTGATGCAAGTGGAGATCCAGTGGCAAGATATGACCTTGTGAATTGGCAGACTGCTGAGGATGGAAGTCTGCAGTTTAAGCATGTGGGCATCTATGACAGCTCACTGCCTTCAAAGCAACGTCTACAAGTCAATCAGGAAATCATGCTGTGGGCAGGGAAAAGTGGATTG TTACCATTGTCCGTGTGCACTGAGAGCTGTCTCCCAGGAACTAGAAAGGCTGTACAAAAAGGACGCCCTGTCTGCTGTTATGACTGTATTCCATGTGCAGAGGGAGAAATCAGTAACAGCACAG GGTATGGCAGGTTTTCCAGGCTAGGACGGTTCAGCACTAGACACGGTGGACTCACAGTGACCATCTCCATAACAGCATTGTTCTGGGCCTTGGCTATGTACTTGCTGTTTAAAAATGATGTAGATTTTTTGCAATTAACAGCAAATAGAAATTACATACCAATTTCttga
- the olfcd2 gene encoding olfactory receptor CD2 precursor, producing MANTLSLLLLLLLLHGHFLPATVQICDLVGQSALPVLSAERDINIGAIFSIHRNALLRLYPFTSKPEPTTCVRLNLREFKFAQTFIFAIEEINNNTQLLPGVTLGYKIYDACNAISPTLVSGMALINGYENTLSDTSCSQPPAVQAIVGESSSSPTTALAALVGPFNIPVISHFATCACLSNRKRYPSFFRTIPSDYYQSRALAQLVKHFGWTWVGTVRSRSDYGNNGITAFEDAAKQEGICIEYSEAILRTDPQEQFRKTVEVIKKGTSKVVVAFISFGDFAPLVKVIAENNITGLQWVGSESWITSRNLAETKEYSFLSGAVGFAIVNAKLVGLKEFLVNVHPDQEPKNKLLKEFWETAFQCSFSNSDSALCTGSEKLGELKNEYTDVSELRIEHKAYAAVYAVAHTLHNVFKDVKAPNNSKRELPTPQKVLQYMRNLSFTIKTGENIFFDASGDPVARYDLVNWQTAEDGSLQFKHVGIYDSSLPSKQRLQVNQEIMLWAGKSGLLPLSVCTESCLPGTRKAVQKGRPVCCYDCIPCAEGEISNSTDSSDCFSCDLEYWSNEKKDRCILKVVEFLSYAEIMGIILCIVSFIGLLLTVMVTCLFYLHKETPIVRANNSELSFLLLFSLSLCFLCSLTFIGRPTQWSCMLRHTAFGITFILCISCVLGKTIVVLMAFRATLPGSNVMKWFGPLQQRLSVVSLTLVQVIVCLLWLTLSPPYPYMNLSYYREKIILECNLGSAFGFWAVLGYTGLLSTLCFVLAFLARKLPDNFNEAKFITFSMLIFCAVWLTFIPAYVSSPGKYTVAVEIFAILVSSFGLLFCIFAPKCYIILLKPEKNTKKQMMGKL from the exons ATGGCAAATACTCTGTCACTGCTGCTACTTCTACTGTTATTACATGGTCACTTTCTTCCAGCAACAGTGCAAATATGTGATCTGGTAGGTCAATCTGCTTTGCCTGTACTGTCTGCAGAAAGAGATATCAACATTGGAGCAATTTTCTCAATTCATAGGAATGCTTTGCTAAGGCTGTATCCTTTTACTTCCAAACCAGAGCCAACAACATGTGTCAG GTTAAACTTGCGTGAATTTAAATTTGCCCAgacatttatttttgctattgaggaaataaataacaACACACAGTTGTTACCTGGAGTTACTTTGGGTTATAAAATCTATGATGCCTGTAATGCAATTTCTCCGACTCTTGTCTCAGGCATGGCTTTAATAAATGGCTATGAAAATACTTTGAGTGATACATCCTGCTCTCAGCCACCTGCTGTTCAGGCTATAGTTGGAGAATCATCATCCAGTCCCACAACGGCCTTGGCTGCTTTAGTTGGTCCATTTAACATACCCGTT ATCAGTCATTTTGCAACATGTGCATGTCTGAGTAACAGGAAAAGATATCCCTCCTTCTTCAGAACTATACCGAGTGACTATTACCAAAGCAGAGCACTGGCTCAGCTTGTCAAGCACTTTGGCTGGACCTGGGTTGGGACAGTCAGGAGTCGCAGTGACTATGGTAATAATGGCATCACAGCATTCGAGGATGCAGCAAAACAAGAAGGGATTTGCATTGAGTACTCAGAGGCCATATTAAGAACTGATCCACAAGAACAGTTTCGAAAGACAGTGGAAGTGATCAAAAAGGGCACATCCAAGGTGGTGGTAGCCTTTATTTCATTCGGAGATTTTGCTCCCCTTGTAAAAGTAATTGCAGAAAACAACATCACAGGACTGCAGTGGGTTGGCAGTGAATCTTGGATAACATCTCGAAATCTTGCAGAAACAAAGGAATACAGTTTCCTTTCTGGAGCTGTGGGCTTTGCCATTGTAAATGCCAAACTTGTAGGTTTAAAAGAGTTCCTGGTAAATGTGCACCCAGATCAAGAACCAAAAAACAAGCTTTTAAAAGAATTTTGGGAAACAGCTTTTCAGTGTTCTTTCAGCAACAGTGACAGTGCTCTATGTACTGGTTCTGAGAAACTTGGAGAGTTGAAGAATGAATATACTGATGTATCAGAGCTACGGATAGAACACAAAGCGTATGCTGCAGTGTATGCAGTTGCACACACACTGCATAATGTTTTTAAAGATGTAAAAGCCCCCAACAACAGCAAAAGAGAGCTACCCACACCACAAAAg GTATTGCAGTATATGAGAAATCTGAGTTTCACAATAAAAACAGGTGAGAACATCTTCTTTGATGCAAGTGGAGATCCAGTGGCAAGATATGACCTTGTGAATTGGCAGACTGCTGAGGATGGAAGTCTGCAGTTTAAGCATGTGGGCATCTATGACAGCTCACTGCCTTCAAAGCAACGTCTACAAGTCAATCAGGAAATCATGCTGTGGGCAGGGAAAAGTGGATTG TTACCATTGTCCGTGTGCACTGAGAGCTGTCTCCCAGGAACTAGAAAGGCTGTACAAAAAGGACGCCCTGTCTGCTGTTATGACTGTATTCCATGTGCAGAGGGAGAAATCAGTAACAGCACAG ATTCTAGTGACTGCTTTTCATGTGATTTGGAGTACTGGTCAAATGAAAAGAAAGACAGATGTATATTAAAAGTGGTTGAATTCCTTTCATATGCAGAAATCATGGGGATAATTCTTTGTATTGTCTCTTTCATTGGGTTGCTATTAACAGTAATGGTAACTTGTCTGTTCTATCTTCATAAAGAAACACCTATTGTCAGAGCCAACAACTCAGAGCTGAGCTTTTTGCTGCTCTTCTCACTCTCACTGTGTTTTCTCTGTTCACTCACATTCATTGGTCGTCCCACTCAGTGGTCCTGTATGTTGCGTCACACAGCATTTGGGATCACGTTTATCCTCTGTATTTCCTGTGTTCTGGGGAAAACAATAGTGGTGTTGATGGCATTCCGAGCTACACTTCCAGGCAGTAATGTCATGAAATGGTTTGGGCCTCTTCAACAAAGACTCAGTGTTGTTTCCTTAACATTAGTACAGGTTATTGTCTGTTTGCTTTGGTTAACATTATCTCCTCCTTACCCATATATGAATTTGAGCTATTACAGAGAAAAGATCATCCTTGAATGTAACTTAGGTTCAGCATTCGGTTTCTGGGCTGTTCTGGGTTATACTGGTTTGCTATCAaccttgtgttttgttttagcttTTCTTGCTCGAAAACTCCCGGATAACTTTAACGAAGCGAAGTTCATTACATTTAGTATGCTCATATTCTGTGCTGTCTGGCTTAcatttattccagcatatgtaagTTCTCCTGGAAAGTATACAGTAGCTGTGGAGATCTTTGCCATTTTAGTTTCAAGTTTTGGTTTACTATTTTGCATATTTGCTCCAAAGTGTTACATCATTTTGCTGAAAccagaaaaaaacacaaagaaacaaaTGATGGGTAAACTTTAA